Proteins encoded by one window of Streptomyces clavuligerus:
- a CDS encoding DNA gyrase/topoisomerase IV subunit A produces the protein MARRSTKTPQPDFEEKILDIDVVDEMQGSFLEYAYSVIYSRALPDARDGMKPVQRRIVYQMNEMGLRPDRGYVKCARVVGEVMGKLHPHGDASIYDALVRMAQPFSMRVPLVDGHGNFGSLGNDDPPAAMRYTECRMADATSLMTESIDEDTVDFAPNYDGQEQEPVALPAAYPNLLVNGSSGIAVGMATNMPPHNLGEVIAAARHLIRYPGADLEALMRFVPGPDLPTGGRVVGLSGIRDAYETGRGTFKIRATTSVEDVTARRKGIVVTELPFSVGPEKVISKIKDLVGSKKLQGIADVKDLTDRAHGLRLVIEIKNGFVPEAVLEQLYKLTPMEESFGINNVALVDGQPLTLGLKELLEVYLDHRFTVVRRRSEFRRGRRRDRLHLVEGLLVALVDIDEVIRLIRSSENSAQAKQRLIERFGLSEVQTQYILDTPLRRLTKFDRIELESERDRLMDEIAALTRILESDAELRKLVSGELASVAKKFGTERRTVLLESGAVPAPAVALEVADDPCRVLLSSTGLLARTVTGDPLPEPGPKRARHDLVVSSVTATARGDIGAVTSAGRLLRVAVIDLPQLPQTATAPTLSGGAPLSEFLSLEADETVICLTTLDESSQGLALGTLQGVVKRVVPDYPANKDELEVFSLKEGDRIVGGAELRTGEEDLVFITSDAQLLRYPAAQVRPQGRAAGGMAGVKLADGARVLSFTAVDPAAEAVVFTAAGSTGALDDSVTTVKLTPFDQYPRKGRATGGVRCQRFLKGEDVLLLAWAGEAPARAAQANGVPAELPEQDPRRDGSGTPPVSAVAVLAGPPR, from the coding sequence ATGGCCCGCCGCAGCACGAAAACCCCGCAGCCCGATTTCGAGGAGAAGATCCTCGACATCGACGTCGTCGACGAGATGCAGGGCTCCTTCCTCGAATACGCCTACTCCGTCATCTACTCGCGCGCCCTGCCGGACGCGCGGGACGGGATGAAGCCGGTCCAGCGCCGCATCGTCTATCAGATGAACGAGATGGGCCTGCGCCCCGACCGCGGCTATGTGAAGTGCGCCCGGGTCGTGGGCGAGGTCATGGGCAAGCTGCACCCGCACGGCGACGCGTCGATCTACGACGCCCTGGTGCGGATGGCGCAGCCGTTCTCGATGCGGGTCCCGCTCGTCGACGGGCACGGGAATTTCGGTTCGCTGGGCAATGACGACCCGCCCGCGGCGATGCGGTACACCGAGTGCCGGATGGCGGACGCCACCTCGCTGATGACGGAGTCCATCGACGAGGACACGGTCGACTTCGCCCCCAACTACGACGGCCAGGAGCAGGAGCCGGTGGCCCTCCCGGCGGCCTATCCGAACCTTCTGGTCAATGGCTCGTCCGGCATCGCGGTCGGCATGGCGACCAATATGCCGCCGCACAATCTGGGCGAGGTCATCGCCGCCGCGCGGCATCTGATCCGGTACCCGGGCGCGGACCTGGAGGCGCTGATGCGCTTCGTCCCGGGTCCCGATCTGCCCACGGGCGGCAGGGTCGTGGGCCTCTCGGGCATCAGGGACGCCTATGAGACGGGCCGGGGCACCTTCAAGATCCGCGCCACCACGTCGGTGGAGGACGTGACGGCCCGCCGCAAGGGGATCGTCGTCACGGAGCTGCCGTTCTCGGTGGGCCCGGAGAAGGTGATCTCCAAGATCAAGGATCTGGTCGGGTCGAAGAAGCTCCAGGGCATCGCCGATGTCAAGGACCTCACGGACCGTGCCCACGGACTGCGGCTGGTCATCGAGATCAAGAACGGTTTCGTCCCCGAGGCCGTCCTGGAGCAGCTCTACAAGCTGACCCCCATGGAGGAGTCCTTCGGGATCAACAATGTGGCGCTGGTGGACGGCCAGCCGCTCACGCTGGGGCTGAAGGAGCTGCTGGAGGTCTACCTCGACCACCGCTTCACCGTGGTCCGCCGCCGCAGCGAGTTCCGGCGCGGCAGGCGCAGGGACCGGCTGCACCTCGTGGAGGGGCTGCTCGTCGCGCTCGTCGACATCGACGAGGTGATCCGTCTGATCCGCTCCAGCGAGAACTCGGCGCAGGCGAAGCAGCGGCTGATCGAGCGCTTCGGCCTCTCCGAGGTGCAGACGCAGTACATCCTGGACACCCCGCTGCGCCGGCTCACCAAGTTCGACCGGATCGAGCTGGAGAGCGAGCGCGACCGGCTCATGGACGAGATCGCGGCGCTGACGCGCATCCTGGAGTCCGACGCGGAGCTGCGCAAGCTGGTCTCCGGCGAACTGGCGTCGGTGGCGAAGAAGTTCGGCACCGAGCGGCGCACGGTCCTGCTGGAGTCGGGGGCGGTCCCGGCCCCCGCGGTCGCCCTGGAGGTCGCGGACGACCCCTGCCGGGTGCTGCTGTCCTCCACCGGGCTGCTGGCGCGGACGGTCACCGGGGACCCGCTGCCGGAGCCGGGCCCCAAGCGGGCGCGGCACGATCTGGTCGTGTCCTCGGTCACGGCCACCGCACGCGGCGACATCGGCGCCGTGACCTCGGCGGGACGGCTGCTGCGGGTCGCGGTGATCGATCTGCCGCAGCTCCCGCAGACGGCCACCGCGCCGACGCTGTCCGGCGGCGCGCCGCTGTCGGAGTTCCTGTCGCTGGAGGCGGACGAGACGGTGATCTGCCTCACCACGCTGGACGAGTCCTCGCAGGGGCTGGCGCTGGGCACGCTCCAGGGCGTCGTCAAGCGGGTGGTGCCGGACTATCCGGCCAACAAGGACGAGCTGGAGGTCTTCTCGCTGAAGGAGGGCGACCGGATCGTCGGCGGGGCCGAGCTGCGCACCGGCGAGGAGGATCTGGTCTTCATCACCTCCGACGCACAGCTCCTGCGCTACCCGGCGGCCCAGGTCCGGCCGCAGGGCCGGGCGGCGGGCGGTATGGCGGGCGTCAAGCTGGCGGACGGCGCCCGGGTGCTGTCGTTCACGGCGGTCGACCCGGCGGCGGAAGCGGTGGTGTTCACGGCGGCGGGCTCCACGGGCGCGCTGGACGACTCGGTCACGACGGTGAAGCTCACCCCGTTCGACCAGTACCCGCGCAAGGGGCGGGCCACCGGCGGGGTGCGCTGTCAGCGCTTCCTCAAGGGGGAGGACGTGCTGCTCCTCGCCTGGGCGGGCGAGGCCCCGGCCAGGGCGGCGCAGGCCAATGGCGTCCCGGCGGAGCTGCCGGAGCAGGACCCCCGGCGGGACGGCTCGGGTACGCCGCCGGTCTCCGCGGTCGCGGTCCTGGCGGGCCCGCCGCGCTGA
- a CDS encoding CobW family GTP-binding protein yields the protein MSPVPPPSKQIPVIVLAGFLGSGKTTLLNHLLRACRGTRIGAIVNDFGSIEIDAMTVAGQLGDSTVSLGNGCLCCAVDASELDVFLEKLARPAARLDVIVIEASGLAEPRELVRMVLAAANERVVYGGLVEVVDAAEFDATRERHPEIDRHLAIADLVVLNKTDRVDGAARARLRSALAALAPGAAAVESVYGRVDPELFFDRRPAGERVGQLAFDDLLTADDAHPGAGTCDGSCTGSCDAGAGHPHASYDSVAFTAGRPLHPRRLLDFLDSRPEGLYRIKGFVDFGAADPRNRYAVHAVGRFLRFLPEPWPAGAERRTDLVLIGSGIDAPALRTALDRTPVTDDPADLPDERSMWGVLRYVADVPDVPDVPDASGAPGPAAAEPAMAEPAAEWTGEWTGETVPGG from the coding sequence GTGAGTCCCGTCCCCCCGCCGAGCAAGCAGATCCCCGTCATCGTCCTCGCGGGCTTCCTCGGCTCGGGCAAGACCACCCTGCTCAACCATCTGCTGCGGGCCTGCCGGGGCACCCGCATCGGCGCGATCGTCAACGACTTCGGCTCCATCGAGATCGACGCCATGACGGTCGCGGGCCAGCTCGGCGACTCCACGGTCTCCCTCGGCAACGGCTGTCTGTGCTGCGCCGTCGACGCCTCCGAGCTGGATGTCTTCCTGGAGAAGCTGGCCCGGCCCGCCGCCCGTCTCGATGTGATCGTGATCGAGGCGAGCGGTCTGGCCGAGCCGCGGGAACTGGTGCGGATGGTGCTCGCCGCCGCGAACGAACGGGTGGTGTACGGAGGACTCGTCGAGGTCGTCGACGCGGCCGAGTTCGACGCCACCCGGGAGCGGCACCCCGAGATCGACCGCCATCTGGCCATCGCCGACCTGGTGGTCCTCAACAAGACCGACCGCGTGGACGGGGCCGCGCGGGCCCGGCTGCGCTCCGCGCTGGCCGCGCTCGCCCCCGGGGCCGCGGCCGTGGAGTCGGTGTACGGGAGGGTCGACCCGGAGCTGTTCTTCGACCGCCGACCCGCCGGGGAACGGGTGGGACAGCTCGCCTTCGACGATCTGCTGACGGCGGACGACGCCCATCCCGGAGCCGGGACCTGCGACGGGAGCTGTACGGGGAGCTGCGACGCGGGAGCGGGCCATCCGCACGCGTCCTACGACAGCGTCGCCTTCACCGCCGGGCGGCCCCTGCACCCCCGGCGGCTGCTGGACTTCCTCGACTCCCGGCCCGAGGGGCTCTACCGGATCAAGGGCTTCGTCGACTTCGGCGCGGCCGACCCCCGCAACCGGTACGCCGTCCACGCCGTCGGCCGCTTTCTGCGCTTCCTCCCCGAGCCGTGGCCCGCCGGTGCCGAGCGCCGCACCGACCTCGTCCTCATCGGCTCCGGCATCGACGCCCCCGCCCTGCGGACCGCGCTCGACCGCACCCCGGTCACCGACGACCCCGCGGACCTCCCCGACGAGCGGAGCATGTGGGGCGTCCTGCGCTATGTCGCCGATGTTCCCGATGTTCCCGATGTTCCCGACGCCTCCGGAGCCCCCGGCCCGGCGGCGGCGGAACCGGCCATGGCGGAACCGGCCGCGGAATGGACCGGGGAGTGGACCGGGGAGACCGTGCCCGGCGGCTGA
- a CDS encoding citrate synthase/methylcitrate synthase yields MQSAEGTPTTGTTPTTEATPAAGGVRAVPRGLAGVVVTDTGLGDVRGREGFYHYRQYSAVELAESRTFEDVWHLMFHGRLPDAAEGAAFLAHTARLRRLPDAVRAALPAIAHAGPASGPLAGLRTALSLLGAATGMRPVYDLDPDARRADALTACAAVPTLLTALHRLSRGLEPVEPRTDLPYAANYLYMLSGTEPEPARARAVERYLVSTVDHGFNASTFTGRVIASTGADVVAGLTGAIGALSGPLHGGAPSRALDTLDAIGTPDRIRPWITERVLAGSRIMGFGHPVYRTEDPRSRMLRSVAEGFGGPLVEFAVQVEKEVVAILAELKPGRELHTNVEFYAGVVMELCGLPREMFTPTFCAARVVGWSANILEQAADSKIIRPAARYVGPPPPQPVPAV; encoded by the coding sequence ATGCAGAGCGCCGAAGGAACGCCGACCACAGGGACGACACCGACCACAGAAGCAACACCGGCCGCCGGAGGTGTCAGGGCCGTGCCGCGCGGGCTCGCGGGTGTCGTCGTCACCGACACCGGGCTGGGGGACGTCCGGGGCCGCGAGGGCTTCTACCACTACCGCCAGTACTCGGCCGTCGAACTGGCCGAGAGCCGGACGTTCGAGGACGTCTGGCACCTGATGTTCCACGGCCGGCTCCCGGACGCCGCCGAAGGGGCCGCCTTCCTCGCGCACACCGCCCGGCTGCGCCGTCTGCCCGACGCGGTACGGGCCGCGCTCCCCGCGATCGCGCACGCCGGGCCGGCCTCCGGGCCCCTCGCCGGGCTGCGCACCGCGCTCTCCCTGCTCGGCGCGGCCACCGGTATGCGCCCCGTGTACGACCTGGACCCGGACGCCCGCCGCGCCGACGCGCTCACCGCCTGCGCCGCCGTCCCCACCCTGCTCACCGCGCTCCACCGGCTGTCCCGCGGCCTGGAGCCGGTCGAGCCGCGCACCGACCTGCCGTACGCCGCCAACTATCTGTACATGCTCAGCGGCACCGAGCCGGAGCCCGCCCGGGCACGGGCGGTCGAGCGCTATCTCGTCTCCACGGTGGACCACGGGTTCAACGCCTCCACCTTCACCGGCCGGGTGATCGCGTCCACCGGCGCCGATGTCGTGGCCGGTCTGACCGGTGCGATCGGCGCGCTCTCGGGACCCCTCCACGGCGGCGCCCCCAGCCGTGCCCTCGACACCCTCGACGCCATCGGCACCCCCGACCGGATTCGCCCCTGGATCACCGAACGGGTCCTCGCGGGAAGCCGCATCATGGGCTTCGGCCACCCCGTCTACCGCACCGAGGACCCCCGCTCCCGGATGCTGCGCTCCGTCGCGGAGGGCTTCGGCGGACCGCTGGTGGAGTTCGCCGTCCAGGTGGAGAAGGAGGTCGTCGCGATCCTCGCCGAGCTGAAGCCGGGGCGCGAGCTGCACACCAACGTGGAGTTCTACGCCGGTGTGGTCATGGAGCTGTGCGGGCTGCCCCGGGAGATGTTCACCCCCACCTTCTGCGCGGCCCGGGTGGTCGGCTGGAGCGCCAATATCCTGGAGCAGGCGGCGGACTCGAAGATCATCCGCCCGGCGGCCCGCTATGTCGGCCCGCCCCCGCCGCAGCCCGTGCCCGCCGTCTGA